The following coding sequences lie in one Paenibacillus durus ATCC 35681 genomic window:
- the flgL gene encoding flagellar hook-associated protein FlgL: MRVTGSMQNMQLLGNLRNINESMTQGQNQLATGQRITRPSDDPIGVGYQMRYDTDLDRSDEFLNNAQTGTEILKTMDTLLQQASDVMKRARTLTLQAANGNYDAEQRKAISLEIKQLKEQLVTIGNSTYNGRFLFNGQKTDQAPYTVANAASEPTDSGLFYLYVSPSVKVPVSITGEEIFGQAGTDNAFQVLDDLATALDANNSAGISASLDKIDDSADRFSLGWAEIGARMNRFELMENRITSEQANLKEMRANVADVDVPTAITDLKMKEVVLQSALSTGARIMQTSLLDFLR, from the coding sequence ATGCGCGTAACAGGGTCCATGCAAAATATGCAGCTTTTGGGTAATTTGCGGAACATTAACGAGAGTATGACTCAGGGCCAAAACCAACTGGCAACGGGACAGAGGATCACTAGGCCCAGTGACGATCCGATCGGAGTTGGTTACCAAATGCGGTACGACACCGATCTTGACCGGAGTGACGAGTTTTTGAACAACGCTCAGACCGGGACGGAAATCCTGAAAACAATGGACACTCTTCTGCAGCAGGCTTCCGACGTTATGAAGCGCGCCCGTACGCTTACGCTTCAAGCAGCGAACGGAAACTACGATGCTGAGCAGCGAAAGGCTATATCTTTGGAGATTAAGCAGCTTAAAGAACAGCTTGTGACTATCGGGAACAGCACGTACAATGGACGGTTTTTGTTCAATGGTCAAAAAACGGATCAGGCTCCCTATACTGTAGCGAATGCAGCTTCAGAACCAACGGACTCCGGCTTGTTCTATCTGTATGTCAGCCCCTCGGTAAAGGTGCCGGTAAGCATTACGGGAGAAGAAATATTTGGTCAAGCGGGAACAGATAATGCATTTCAAGTGCTGGATGATTTGGCTACGGCGCTGGACGCTAACAATTCAGCCGGTATTAGCGCCAGTTTGGATAAGATCGACGATAGCGCCGACCGCTTCTCACTCGGATGGGCGGAAATCGGGGCGCGCATGAATCGCTTCGAATTGATGGAGAATCGGATCACGAGTGAGCAGGCAAATTTGAAGGAAATGCGGGCGAATGTGGCTGATGTCGATGTGCCGACGGCTATTACCGACTTAAAGATGAAAGAAGTCGTTCTCCAGTCGGCGCTATCAACCGGTGCGAGAATTATGCAGACGTCATTGCTTGATTTTCTAAGATAA
- a CDS encoding flagellar biosynthesis anti-sigma factor FlgM, with translation MKINDTGRINGINSYQKAVESGTIDNVRKARKKDEVSISTEALEMLRAQQTSNAERAQKIEDLKNRVSSGTYHVEARDLAEKLLPYFKKSSQD, from the coding sequence ATGAAAATCAACGATACTGGCAGAATTAACGGGATAAATTCTTATCAGAAAGCTGTGGAGTCGGGCACGATTGATAACGTAAGGAAAGCGCGGAAGAAAGATGAAGTCTCCATATCCACAGAAGCTCTTGAGATGCTGCGCGCTCAGCAGACAAGCAATGCGGAACGGGCGCAGAAGATTGAGGACCTGAAGAACCGCGTATCTTCCGGCACTTATCATGTAGAGGCCCGGGATCTTGCCGAGAAATTGCTCCCATATTTCAAGAAGTCTTCACAAGACTAG
- the flgK gene encoding flagellar hook-associated protein FlgK: MTSTFHGLETSKRSLLVNTASMQTMGHNISNANTEGYTRQRVNISASRPIWQMGMTKSQAPGQLGTGVQYDSITRVRDSYLDLQYRRENQTLGSYDVLNTTMTAIQNIVNEPSDTGLSSVMDDFWNSWETLNRDPSLLSARVAVVGTAQNFTDTLKHISESLTNVTTDTNANIDKKIIEANDLINNIAQLNTIIRNNESFSDHANDYRDQRDLLIDKLSSIVDVQVVEDTEGMVSITSAGVNVVNGADTTALTAANAQTATAGQLNGYVRSLQETDTIRNQLNGMIQTLVTGQVQVTLDNGYVTPADMTALNDVTLEGGATILAGTTIPAGSRITSPMTVEVDGFNGLHELGYTLSDPATAGIPFFVSPGGGPFTIDNIAVNPEIANNTDKIAASSKYETVGGVNKTIRGNSDVAIALVGLRDAVFQFPANLTSLSQGTTDDFFRALTADLGLRAQNIERNFENETNLTTALQMQRQSVSGVSMDEELSDMIRFQQAYNASARVMTSVDEMLDKVINSMGIVGR; the protein is encoded by the coding sequence ATGACATCTACATTCCATGGTCTGGAGACCAGTAAAAGATCATTATTAGTTAATACAGCAAGCATGCAGACGATGGGTCACAATATCTCAAATGCCAATACGGAAGGGTACACCCGTCAAAGAGTTAATATCTCGGCTTCCAGACCCATATGGCAGATGGGTATGACGAAGAGCCAGGCCCCCGGACAATTGGGGACGGGCGTCCAGTATGACAGCATCACAAGGGTAAGAGACAGCTATCTGGACCTTCAATATCGAAGGGAGAATCAGACGCTTGGTTCTTACGACGTCTTGAACACAACCATGACCGCTATCCAGAATATCGTCAATGAGCCCTCGGACACCGGCCTTAGCAGTGTCATGGACGACTTCTGGAACTCTTGGGAAACACTCAACCGTGACCCTTCCCTCCTGAGCGCCCGCGTTGCAGTGGTCGGAACGGCGCAGAATTTCACCGATACCCTTAAGCATATCAGCGAGTCTCTTACAAATGTGACTACAGATACGAACGCCAATATTGATAAGAAGATCATAGAGGCGAACGATTTGATCAACAATATTGCCCAGCTGAACACGATTATACGGAACAACGAAAGCTTTAGCGACCATGCTAACGATTACCGTGACCAGCGGGATTTGTTAATCGACAAATTGTCAAGTATTGTTGATGTTCAAGTAGTGGAGGATACCGAAGGGATGGTTAGTATTACGTCTGCCGGCGTTAATGTCGTGAACGGCGCCGATACAACCGCTCTGACTGCCGCCAATGCCCAGACCGCTACGGCAGGGCAACTGAATGGATATGTCAGATCGCTTCAGGAAACAGATACAATCCGCAACCAATTGAACGGAATGATTCAGACGCTCGTTACCGGCCAGGTCCAAGTCACACTTGACAACGGATATGTCACGCCGGCAGATATGACTGCTCTTAATGACGTAACCCTGGAAGGCGGGGCGACCATTCTTGCGGGAACTACAATTCCGGCAGGCTCCAGGATCACTTCGCCGATGACCGTTGAGGTAGACGGGTTTAACGGATTACATGAACTGGGTTATACACTGTCCGATCCGGCTACAGCCGGAATCCCCTTCTTTGTATCCCCAGGCGGCGGACCTTTCACGATCGATAACATTGCGGTGAATCCGGAGATCGCCAATAATACGGACAAAATCGCAGCTTCTTCCAAGTATGAAACGGTCGGTGGCGTCAACAAGACGATCCGTGGAAACAGTGATGTCGCAATCGCACTTGTTGGTTTAAGGGATGCTGTATTCCAATTTCCGGCTAACCTGACTTCATTGTCTCAGGGGACGACGGATGATTTCTTTCGGGCGCTCACAGCGGATCTCGGACTTCGCGCCCAAAACATTGAGCGAAACTTCGAGAATGAAACGAATTTGACAACCGCCCTGCAGATGCAGCGTCAGTCTGTAAGCGGCGTCTCCATGGATGAGGAATTATCGGATATGATTCGGTTTCAGCAAGCTTACAACGCCTCCGCGCGTGTTATGACGTCGGTAGACGAAATGCTCGACAAAGTCATTAATAGTATGGGGATCGTAGGACGCTAG
- a CDS encoding flagellar protein FlgN, producing MSLQNLINSLESLNELNEKLLQLSEHKKQAILNNDFDELTRTTMGESGLLKAIKNQEAVRQEMAHAFMREKGIKSHLDLTISEISRLVFEPEEKARLLNAQKMLVSTLRELKRANDLNQNLVSQSLSFIDFSLNLLVGEEESTYTRPDQSPTVRTPKRNGIFDARA from the coding sequence ATGTCCCTTCAGAACTTGATTAACTCTTTGGAATCGTTAAATGAGCTCAATGAGAAACTTCTTCAACTTTCCGAGCATAAAAAGCAGGCGATTCTCAACAACGACTTCGATGAGCTGACGCGTACGACTATGGGCGAATCCGGACTTCTTAAAGCGATTAAGAATCAGGAAGCGGTTCGGCAGGAAATGGCACATGCATTTATGCGGGAGAAAGGGATCAAATCTCATTTAGACCTTACCATATCGGAAATTTCACGGCTTGTATTCGAACCCGAAGAGAAGGCCCGTCTGCTGAACGCACAGAAGATGCTGGTTAGCACCTTGAGGGAGCTTAAGCGCGCAAATGATTTGAATCAGAATCTGGTTTCCCAGTCCCTATCTTTTATTGATTTCTCCCTCAATCTCCTAGTCGGGGAGGAAGAGTCAACCTATACCCGGCCGGATCAGTCCCCGACCGTTCGGACTCCTAAACGCAACGGTATCTTTGATGCCAGAGCTTAA
- a CDS encoding ComF family protein, translated as MARFLVNMDRWLRAAHSLLAPRQEQCLSCGRLGHLSTVLPGICEVCTRTIPWIRKPRCRKCGRHVGCPDCARGADGSLLIRNRSAVAYSSEMRQWLSQYKYRGDEKYAEPLSRMLDNAYSMLKAEIEAEAKLKWSADLLVPVPVSGLRLAERGFNQAERLAQYISAHRKIPVVELLVRAHHTGKQSFKGRAERLISMREAFGVNPDARGALKHLLQPPKRLDKGVSPLLFTSSYLIYGSNRRTSACRPFRIIIVDDIYTTGSTIRACAEVIRQAMGESGRPAEIYSLTWARS; from the coding sequence ATGGCGAGATTTCTGGTTAATATGGACCGCTGGCTGCGCGCCGCCCATTCCCTGCTGGCCCCTAGACAGGAGCAATGCCTATCATGCGGACGTTTGGGACACCTGTCAACCGTGCTCCCCGGAATCTGTGAAGTGTGTACGCGAACTATTCCTTGGATACGCAAGCCCCGCTGCCGGAAGTGCGGCCGCCATGTGGGCTGTCCGGACTGCGCCCGCGGGGCAGACGGTTCTTTACTTATCCGCAACCGAAGCGCGGTCGCCTACAGCAGCGAGATGCGTCAATGGCTCAGCCAGTATAAATACCGGGGCGACGAAAAATATGCCGAGCCGCTTTCGCGGATGCTGGACAACGCCTACAGTATGCTTAAGGCCGAAATCGAGGCTGAAGCGAAGCTTAAGTGGAGTGCGGATCTGCTTGTTCCCGTTCCTGTCAGCGGTCTCCGGCTCGCCGAACGCGGCTTCAATCAGGCAGAAAGACTGGCCCAGTACATATCGGCTCACCGCAAAATCCCTGTTGTGGAGCTGCTTGTCCGCGCGCATCATACCGGTAAGCAGAGCTTTAAGGGGAGAGCGGAGCGGCTGATTTCCATGAGAGAAGCTTTTGGGGTCAACCCTGACGCAAGGGGGGCTCTCAAGCATCTGCTGCAGCCGCCGAAACGTCTGGACAAGGGAGTTTCCCCCCTCCTATTTACCTCATCCTATCTTATTTATGGCAGCAACCGAAGAACATCTGCTTGCCGGCCGTTTCGGATCATCATTGTGGATGATATTTATACGACAGGCAGCACAATACGTGCATGTGCCGAAGTTATACGTCAAGCGATGGGGGAGAGCGGCCGCCCCGCTGAAATATACAGCTTGACCTGGGCGCGCTCTTAA
- a CDS encoding TIGR03826 family flagellar region protein, whose protein sequence is MNLDNCPRCGRLYVKNVMELCQPCIKELEHQYEACAKYLRENKEADIQELSDATEVSIKEITRFIKEGRISIANAPNMMYPCEVCGTLIREGHMCDSCRSRLTKDLMNSSQKSKADDPSAKKPGGAYHAVEKHRNI, encoded by the coding sequence ATGAATCTCGACAATTGTCCTCGGTGCGGCCGGCTGTATGTCAAGAATGTCATGGAGCTGTGTCAGCCTTGTATTAAAGAACTGGAGCATCAGTATGAGGCTTGTGCGAAGTATCTTCGGGAAAATAAAGAAGCCGACATTCAGGAACTGTCTGATGCTACAGAGGTATCTATTAAGGAAATCACCCGTTTCATTAAGGAAGGGCGAATCTCCATCGCCAACGCACCGAATATGATGTATCCATGCGAAGTATGTGGTACGTTGATCCGCGAGGGTCATATGTGCGATAGCTGCCGGAGCCGGCTAACGAAGGATTTAATGAATTCGTCCCAGAAGAGCAAAGCAGATGACCCTTCCGCTAAGAAACCGGGGGGTGCATATCACGCTGTAGAAAAGCACCGGAATATATAA
- a CDS encoding DUF6470 family protein, translated as MRPAGIDSSTWGKYIPAELTIRLRPAELFTDWTSVFNDLDLKRPQSLMRDLEQEAYSQSLENIAIKAQEGDRMANLAAGEKNVFGAIAFTRYMRSGQKEITVEALPRQGVYIDFRIYPPEIHVDPRGALPR; from the coding sequence ATGAGGCCAGCCGGTATCGATTCAAGCACTTGGGGGAAATACATTCCGGCCGAGCTCACCATCCGTCTTCGTCCGGCCGAGCTCTTTACTGATTGGACCAGTGTATTCAACGATCTTGATCTTAAGCGTCCACAGTCGCTGATGAGAGATCTGGAGCAGGAAGCCTACAGTCAAAGCTTGGAGAACATAGCCATCAAAGCTCAGGAAGGGGACCGTATGGCGAACTTGGCTGCCGGCGAGAAGAATGTGTTCGGCGCTATCGCTTTCACCCGCTATATGCGGAGCGGACAGAAAGAGATTACGGTGGAAGCCTTGCCGCGTCAAGGCGTATATATCGACTTCCGTATTTATCCGCCGGAAATTCACGTTGATCCGAGAGGAGCCCTTCCCCGATGA